A genomic region of Vitis vinifera cultivar Pinot Noir 40024 chromosome 7, ASM3070453v1 contains the following coding sequences:
- the LOC100853925 gene encoding uncharacterized protein LOC100853925 has protein sequence MSWLARSLANSLKLDDDDDGATSNVTDKESLSDRISDDEQQQIDPETPTGRGVKEDLSELTKTLTRQFWGVASFLAPPPTSPRHDQISDSNSREPSDEAPFDESSPEESSDPVGIAGIRSDLSEIGGKFKTGISKLSNNMAVSEITKIASNFLQFGSEHETVDYNLVGGAVGVTEEVMAFVRNIAMHPETWLDFPLVDDEDSDDFDMSDAQQEHALAVERLAPRLAALRIELCPGCLTEDCFWKIYFVLLHPRLSKHDAELLSTPQIVKARAKLTQELQNRTKAKPEPESERGTYLKETTNPPHEEHPSVPSSSQSESLPLKTSSIESATSIVASDFPTEKHTVLSTKVQIVDKSVVEEGPVKEIKNQDSLSGSSSRILDEKYEDDGDDWLKEESSEIVGAGKATMPLVNEEDVSFSDLEEDDGDAPTSYKKVTYGSDSSTKDSRDWVQLSSSSADSAKDATGSEKVSAHNTETKESNDWLDVDDIDVV, from the exons ATGTCATGGTTGGCTAGATCCCTGGCGAACTCTCTGAAGCTCGACGATGATGACGACGGTGCCACCAGTAATGTCACCGATAAAGAATCACTGTCCGATAGAATATCGGATGATGAGCAACAGCAGATCGATCCAGAAACTCCTACTGGGCGAGGTGTCAAAGAAGATCTATCAGAGCtcaccaaaaccctaacccGCCAGTTTTGGGGCGTGGCCTCCTTCCTCGCTCCTCCTCCCACCTCCCCTCGGCATGATCAGATCTCTGATTCCAACAGCCGGGAACCGTCCGATGAGGCTCCGTTCGATGAATCCTCGCCGGAAGAATCTTCCGATCCAGTGGGAATTGCGGGAATACGCAGCGATTTATCGGAGATTGGGGGGAAATTTAAGACTGGAATCTCCAAGCTGTCGAATAACATGGCTGTTTCGGAGATTACCAAGATTGCTTCGAATTTCCTCCAATTTGGATCGGAACATGAAACGGTGGACTATAATTTGGTCGGAGGTGCTGTCGGCGTTACCGAGGAAGTGATGGCTTTCGTGAGGAATATAGCAATGCATCCAGAAACGTGGTTGGATTTTCCTCTGGTTGATGATGAAGATTCAGATG ATTTTGATATGTCCGATGCTCAACAAGAGCATGCTTTGGCTGTTGAACGTCTTGCACCAAGATTAGCTGCGCTGAGGATTGAACTTTGCCCAGGCTGTCTAACTGAGGATTGCTTTTGGAAGATATACTTTGTGCTTTTGCATCCAAGACTCAGTAAACATGATGCTGAACTTCTATCTACTCCCCAA ATAGTGAAGGCAAGAGCAAAGCTGACACAGGAGTTACAGAACCGAACTAAGGCAAAGCCAGAACCAGAGTCTGAGAGGGGCACTTATTTGAAAGAAACAACTAATCCACCTCATGAAGAGCATCCTTCTGTGCCATCTAGTTCTCAATCTGAATCATTACCATTGAAGACATCTTCCATTGAATCAGCTACTTCCATAGTTGCATCTGATTTTCCGACTGAGAAACATACAGTCCTAAGTACTAAAGTTCAGATTGTTGACAAGTCTGTTGTTGAGGAAGGACCAGTAAAAGAGATCAAAAATCAAGATTCACTATCTGGTTCTTCCTCTCGAATATTGGATGAGAAATATGAGGATGATGGTGATGACTGGCTGAAGGAGGAAAGTTCAGAAATAGTTGGTGCTGGCAAAGCTACCATGCCTCTTGTTAACGAAGAGGATGTATCATTCAGTGATCTTGAGGAGGATGATGGAGATGCGCCTACAAGTTACAAGAAAGTAACATATGGCTCGGATTCCTCAACCAAAGACTCGCGAGATTGGGTTCAACTTAGTAGCAGCTCTGCTGACTCAGCTAAGGATGCTACTGGATCTGAGAAGGTAAGTGCTCATAACACTGAGACCAAGGAATCCAATGATTGGCTCgatgttgatgatattgatgTTGTTTGA